A single Brevundimonas sp. SL130 DNA region contains:
- the aspS gene encoding aspartate--tRNA ligase, whose translation MHAYRSHTCGALRASDAGSTVRLSGWVHRKRDHGGLLFIDLRDHYGLTQLVLHPETPGFAAVERLRAESVIKIDGEVVARDASVVNSNLPTGEVEVRVQGVEVLSEAAELPMPVFGEQEYPEDIRLANRFLDLRRERLHKNIVLRSRVISSIRQRMVAQGFLEYQTPILTASSPEGARDFLVPSRLHPGKFYALPQAPQQFKQLLMVSGFDRYFQIAPCFRDEDLRADRSLEFYQLDVEMSFVTQEDVFAAIEPLMHGVFEEFGEGKPVSPIEGAHVFTNDFGETFEHKGFERLTYAQSMAWYGSDKPDLRNPIKMQVVSDHFRDGGFGLFAKILGADEKNAVWAIPAPTGGSRAFCDRMNSWAQGEGQPGLGYIFWSEDQGAWGGPIAKNLGQEPTEALMSSLGLGQGDAAFFTAGLPSVFAKFAGLARTRVGTELKLVDENQFKFCWIVDFPMFEWSEEEKKVDFSHNPFSMPQGGLEALETQDPLTIRAFQYDIVCNGYELCSGAIRNHKAEIMLKAFEIAGYDASVVEEQFGGMLNAFRYGAPPHGGLAPGIDRIVMLLAGETAIREVIAFPLNQQGEDLLMNAPTEAEERQLKDVHIRTALPIKV comes from the coding sequence ATGCACGCCTACCGCTCTCATACCTGCGGCGCCCTGCGCGCCTCCGACGCCGGTTCCACCGTCCGCCTGTCCGGCTGGGTGCACCGTAAGCGCGACCACGGCGGCCTGCTGTTCATCGATCTGCGCGACCATTACGGCCTGACCCAGCTGGTGCTGCACCCGGAGACGCCGGGCTTCGCCGCCGTGGAACGTCTGCGCGCCGAGAGCGTGATCAAGATCGACGGCGAGGTCGTCGCCCGCGACGCCTCCGTGGTGAACTCCAACCTGCCGACCGGAGAGGTCGAGGTCCGCGTCCAGGGCGTCGAGGTTTTGTCGGAAGCGGCCGAACTGCCGATGCCGGTCTTCGGCGAGCAGGAGTATCCGGAGGATATCCGCCTCGCCAACCGCTTCCTCGATCTGCGTCGCGAGCGGCTGCACAAGAATATCGTCCTGCGCTCCAGGGTCATCTCCTCGATCCGTCAGCGCATGGTCGCCCAGGGCTTCCTGGAGTACCAAACCCCGATCCTGACCGCCTCGTCGCCGGAGGGCGCGCGCGACTTCCTGGTGCCGTCGCGTCTGCACCCCGGCAAGTTCTACGCGCTGCCGCAGGCGCCGCAGCAGTTCAAGCAACTGCTGATGGTCTCGGGCTTCGACCGCTATTTCCAGATCGCCCCCTGCTTCCGTGACGAGGATCTGCGCGCCGACCGTTCGCTGGAATTCTACCAGCTCGACGTCGAAATGAGCTTCGTGACCCAGGAAGACGTCTTCGCCGCCATTGAGCCGCTGATGCACGGCGTGTTCGAGGAGTTCGGCGAGGGCAAGCCGGTGTCGCCCATCGAAGGCGCCCATGTCTTCACCAACGATTTCGGCGAGACCTTCGAACACAAGGGCTTCGAGCGCCTGACCTACGCCCAGTCGATGGCCTGGTACGGTTCGGACAAGCCGGACCTGCGCAACCCGATCAAGATGCAGGTGGTGTCCGACCACTTCCGCGACGGCGGCTTCGGCCTGTTCGCCAAGATCCTGGGCGCGGACGAAAAGAACGCCGTCTGGGCCATCCCGGCGCCGACCGGGGGATCGCGCGCCTTCTGCGATCGCATGAACTCGTGGGCTCAGGGCGAGGGCCAGCCGGGCTTGGGCTATATCTTCTGGTCCGAAGACCAGGGCGCCTGGGGCGGTCCCATCGCCAAGAACCTGGGTCAGGAGCCGACCGAGGCCCTGATGTCGTCGCTGGGTCTGGGCCAGGGCGACGCCGCCTTCTTCACCGCCGGCCTGCCGTCCGTCTTCGCCAAGTTCGCCGGCCTGGCCCGCACCCGTGTGGGCACGGAGCTGAAGCTGGTCGACGAGAACCAGTTCAAATTCTGCTGGATCGTCGACTTCCCGATGTTCGAATGGTCGGAAGAAGAGAAGAAGGTCGACTTCAGCCACAACCCCTTCTCGATGCCGCAGGGCGGGCTGGAGGCTCTGGAGACCCAGGATCCGCTGACCATCCGCGCCTTCCAGTACGACATCGTCTGCAACGGCTATGAGCTGTGCTCGGGCGCGATCCGGAACCACAAGGCCGAGATCATGCTGAAGGCCTTCGAGATCGCCGGCTATGACGCCTCGGTGGTCGAGGAACAGTTCGGCGGCATGCTGAACGCCTTCCGCTACGGCGCGCCGCCGCACGGCGGCCTGGCCCCCGGCATCGACCGGATCGTCATGCTGCTGGCCGGCGAGACGGCCATCCGCGAGGTCATCGCCTTCCCGCTGAACCAGCAGGGCGAGGATCTGCTGATGAACGCCCCGACCGAGGCGGAAGAGCGTCAGTTGAAAGACGTCCACATCCGCACGGCGCTGCCGATCAAGGTGTGA
- a CDS encoding pentapeptide repeat-containing protein, with protein MKQIARPTPIRLKTALIAAAGLMLATPAFAGVEMTIQDRDVARSVSLGGSCNRCELSGRNLSGATFTGASFMNATLVGANLRGAEMVGSNFTGSDFSRANMQGVEIVGANFSSANFTGAVLTGAEAQGSSFVRANLTRADLSGGELHGVNFNGATLAGADFSSSELFGATLANVHAVGADFSDAEVNASNLSGGDFSGASFRDSSLDGARLTGGTFTRADFSDASMRRTDIRGADLSGARNLTQDQVSEACGDGSTRLPGRLTAHACRGTIRVIRTPPAPPAVRHIVNADN; from the coding sequence GTGAAACAGATCGCCCGCCCCACCCCCATCCGATTGAAAACCGCCCTGATCGCGGCGGCGGGTTTGATGCTCGCCACCCCCGCCTTCGCCGGGGTCGAGATGACCATTCAGGACCGCGACGTGGCCCGGTCGGTATCCCTGGGCGGATCGTGTAATCGCTGCGAACTGTCCGGCCGCAACCTGTCGGGCGCCACCTTCACCGGCGCCAGCTTCATGAACGCCACCCTGGTCGGCGCCAATCTGCGCGGCGCCGAAATGGTCGGTTCGAACTTCACCGGCAGCGACTTCAGTCGGGCCAATATGCAGGGCGTCGAGATCGTCGGCGCCAACTTCTCCTCGGCCAACTTCACCGGCGCCGTCCTGACGGGGGCCGAGGCCCAGGGATCGTCCTTCGTCCGCGCCAACCTGACGCGTGCGGATCTTTCGGGAGGAGAGCTGCACGGGGTGAATTTCAACGGCGCGACCCTGGCCGGCGCCGACTTCTCAAGCAGCGAACTGTTCGGCGCGACCCTGGCCAATGTCCATGCCGTCGGCGCCGACTTCAGCGACGCAGAGGTCAACGCCTCCAACCTGTCCGGGGGAGACTTCTCGGGCGCCTCCTTCCGCGATTCCAGCCTGGACGGCGCACGCCTGACCGGCGGAACCTTCACCCGGGCCGACTTCAGCGACGCCTCGATGCGCCGCACCGACATCCGGGGCGCAGACCTGTCCGGGGCGCGCAACCTGACCCAGGACCAGGTCAGCGAAGCTTGCGGCGACGGTTCCACCCGCCTGCCCGGTCGTCTGACGGCCCACGCCTGTCGGGGGACCATCCGGGTGATCCGCACCCCGCCGGCGCCGCCCGCCGTGCGCCACATCGTCAACGCCGACAACTAG
- a CDS encoding pentapeptide repeat-containing protein, protein MSRLTALSIAVVLLAAAASPALAQNAGQIANVKRGASCPGCNLFQGDFSGLEARGLNLSGARLRQADLSLSVMNRTRFSNADLRDVEAYGGVFSSSNFSGADLTNASFVGAYLQGANFSGAKLIGTNLSGADLSRAIGLTQGQLNRACGDSSTILSGNLRIPAC, encoded by the coding sequence ATGTCTCGTCTGACCGCCCTGTCCATCGCCGTCGTCCTGCTGGCGGCCGCCGCGAGCCCTGCTCTGGCGCAAAACGCCGGCCAGATCGCCAATGTGAAACGCGGCGCCTCCTGCCCCGGCTGCAACCTGTTTCAGGGCGATTTCTCGGGGCTTGAGGCGCGCGGCCTGAACCTGTCCGGCGCACGCCTGCGCCAGGCGGACCTCAGTCTTAGCGTTATGAACCGCACCCGCTTCTCCAACGCGGATCTGCGCGACGTCGAGGCCTATGGCGGCGTCTTCTCCAGCTCGAACTTCTCGGGGGCCGACCTGACCAACGCCAGTTTCGTCGGCGCCTATCTGCAAGGGGCCAACTTCTCGGGCGCCAAGTTGATCGGGACCAATCTGTCCGGCGCCGACCTATCGCGGGCGATCGGATTGACCCAGGGGCAACTGAATCGCGCCTGCGGCGACTCTTCGACCATCCTGTCGGGAAACCTACGTATTCCCGCCTGTTGA
- a CDS encoding TSCPD domain-containing protein, which yields MRFQSGFVEQARRVTMETRAVERADTVQEVLAPAAWSDARIEAWLDWSESLSPSLLPTGGWLNGAIDAWAERLAGRGLAAGVFTDRAEAYVFAAELAATVQLGLASPAASKAAAEVVDLADPAASKRLAEHRADRMTARLALQSAEALADALSAVADAVDRCEGREGDCADPSRNPALGRAAATARRRGATDADILRAIDGERPALALRPFHETTPLIALADRTRTAAGAPETLTAAEAALDGGLILTFDPREADVLAEGGVSCAMLDLSAVAALGDGSQDRLPELVRLWTVALDLESDTASIALGLDGLSAAVAPTGGDLSARAGAIAGLTATVAAATSAELAQLRGPSAEWDSLKTQAAEADRLRRARLKANPDPLAALAAKSQIKPGAPRRHAAIGLFVDDAEARLRLGLSAPSVIDVFQTADGLIGRRLSPGVAAALAHAGGDVQAAERRLFGRRTLVEAPGVDHAALRGFGFTDIELAAVEQALAYADSFDTVFAAPVLDPGFIRDVLGLEDGDGPLLNLLGVPEEAETEAARWVFGHGDLADWAEAPAAVAMFVTDPVGTEAALRRALEPFSDAPYAAIEILDWRATAAQAARRLSLAAGDGRRAVRLRRAAPPAGPLLTLPKAEAAPRFDTPRPAPVPPPERGVERVVERARARRKLPDRRKGYIQKAAVGGHKVYIHTGEYDDGELGEIFIDMHKEGAAFRSLMNNFAIAISIGLQYGVPLEEFVDAFVFTRFEPAGRVTGNDSIRSATSILDYIFRELGVSYLDRHELANAGPDELNADGLGHGKTEGGEAVPAARFISKGFARGSAPDNLVVLPFGKKAEPEPRTAANTEAVACPSCGDFSLQNRGGVWVCDTCGDARAQHGGDQG from the coding sequence ATGCGCTTTCAATCCGGCTTCGTCGAACAAGCCCGACGCGTCACGATGGAGACGCGCGCCGTCGAACGCGCGGATACGGTTCAAGAGGTTCTGGCGCCGGCGGCCTGGTCCGACGCGCGGATCGAGGCCTGGCTGGATTGGAGCGAATCCCTCAGCCCTTCCCTGCTGCCGACCGGCGGCTGGCTGAACGGAGCAATCGACGCCTGGGCCGAACGTCTGGCCGGCCGCGGTCTGGCCGCGGGCGTCTTCACCGACCGGGCCGAGGCTTATGTCTTCGCCGCCGAGCTGGCCGCCACGGTCCAGCTGGGCCTGGCCTCGCCGGCGGCGTCCAAGGCTGCAGCGGAGGTCGTCGATCTGGCCGACCCAGCCGCGTCCAAACGCCTGGCCGAGCACCGCGCCGACCGGATGACCGCGCGGCTGGCCCTTCAGTCGGCCGAGGCCCTGGCCGACGCCCTGTCCGCCGTCGCTGACGCCGTGGATCGGTGCGAGGGACGTGAAGGGGATTGCGCCGACCCGTCGCGGAATCCGGCCCTGGGCCGGGCGGCCGCCACCGCAAGGCGTCGCGGCGCGACCGACGCAGACATCCTGCGCGCCATCGACGGCGAACGGCCTGCCCTGGCCCTGCGTCCCTTCCACGAAACCACGCCCCTGATCGCCCTGGCCGATCGCACCCGGACCGCCGCCGGCGCGCCCGAGACCCTGACGGCGGCCGAGGCGGCGCTGGACGGCGGCCTGATCCTGACGTTCGACCCGCGCGAGGCCGACGTCCTGGCCGAGGGCGGCGTCAGTTGCGCCATGCTGGACCTGTCCGCTGTCGCCGCCTTGGGCGACGGATCCCAGGACCGTCTGCCGGAGCTGGTCCGTCTGTGGACTGTGGCGCTGGACCTCGAGTCCGACACCGCCTCCATCGCCCTGGGCCTGGATGGCCTGTCGGCCGCCGTGGCGCCGACAGGCGGGGATCTGTCCGCTCGGGCCGGGGCGATCGCGGGTCTGACGGCGACGGTCGCCGCGGCGACCTCCGCCGAACTCGCCCAGCTACGCGGGCCCAGCGCCGAATGGGATAGTCTGAAGACCCAGGCAGCCGAGGCGGACAGGCTGCGTCGCGCGCGGCTGAAGGCCAATCCGGACCCGCTGGCCGCCCTGGCGGCCAAGAGTCAGATCAAGCCTGGAGCCCCGCGCCGTCATGCGGCCATCGGCCTGTTCGTCGATGACGCCGAGGCCCGCTTGCGTCTGGGTCTTAGCGCGCCGTCCGTCATCGATGTCTTCCAGACAGCCGACGGCCTGATCGGCCGTCGGCTGTCGCCCGGCGTTGCGGCCGCCCTGGCTCACGCGGGGGGCGACGTCCAGGCGGCCGAGCGCCGACTGTTCGGCCGCCGCACCCTGGTCGAGGCGCCCGGCGTCGATCACGCCGCCCTGCGCGGCTTCGGCTTCACCGACATCGAACTGGCCGCCGTCGAGCAGGCTTTGGCATATGCCGACAGTTTCGACACGGTCTTCGCCGCTCCGGTCCTGGACCCCGGCTTCATCCGCGATGTCCTGGGCCTGGAAGACGGCGACGGCCCCCTGCTGAATCTGCTGGGCGTGCCGGAAGAGGCCGAGACCGAGGCCGCGCGCTGGGTCTTCGGCCATGGCGACCTGGCTGACTGGGCCGAGGCGCCCGCCGCCGTGGCCATGTTTGTGACCGATCCCGTCGGGACCGAGGCGGCGCTGCGGCGCGCGCTGGAGCCGTTCAGCGACGCCCCCTACGCCGCGATCGAAATCCTGGACTGGCGTGCAACCGCCGCCCAGGCCGCGCGTCGACTCAGCCTGGCCGCCGGCGACGGACGTCGCGCCGTCCGCCTGCGTCGCGCCGCGCCCCCGGCCGGCCCCCTGCTGACCCTGCCCAAGGCGGAGGCGGCGCCCCGCTTCGACACGCCCCGCCCCGCCCCCGTCCCGCCGCCGGAACGGGGGGTCGAACGTGTGGTCGAGCGCGCCCGCGCGCGCCGCAAACTGCCCGACCGCCGCAAGGGCTATATCCAGAAGGCGGCCGTGGGCGGGCACAAGGTCTATATCCACACTGGCGAATACGACGACGGCGAACTGGGCGAGATCTTCATCGACATGCACAAGGAAGGCGCCGCCTTCCGCAGCCTGATGAACAATTTCGCCATCGCCATCTCGATCGGGCTTCAATACGGGGTGCCGCTGGAGGAGTTCGTGGACGCCTTTGTCTTCACCCGGTTCGAGCCCGCCGGACGGGTCACGGGCAATGACTCCATCCGCTCGGCCACCTCGATCCTGGACTATATCTTCCGCGAGCTGGGCGTCTCCTATCTGGACCGCCACGAGCTGGCCAACGCCGGCCCCGACGAGTTGAACGCCGACGGCCTGGGTCACGGCAAGACAGAGGGTGGAGAGGCCGTTCCCGCCGCGCGCTTCATCTCCAAGGGCTTCGCCCGCGGCTCCGCCCCTGACAATCTGGTGGTCCTGCCCTTCGGCAAGAAGGCTGAGCCCGAGCCAAGGACCGCCGCCAATACCGAGGCCGTCGCCTGTCCGTCGTGCGGGGACTTCAGCTTGCAGAATCGCGGCGGCGTCTGGGTCTGCGACACCTGCGGCGACGCGCGGGCGCAGCACGGCGGCGATCAGGGCTAA
- a CDS encoding LacI family DNA-binding transcriptional regulator, with product MEITAPSGLNGHAPAAKAATIRDVAERAQVSVASVSRVLNGSDAITETTRRRVLDAVEHLRYVPHVGARSLSTSRTDTIGVILPDLYGEFFSELIRGMDLAARAHGKHLIVSSSHGDTEETMAALRSMRGRVDGMIVLSPHLRAANLAADVAGRTPVLVMNGGLDEGGRPSIAVDNHGGAVAAVQHLIATGRRRIAHIRGAAGNLEADIRAEGYASALDGQEPIIVEGDFTQAAGHRAATRLMALDPRPDAVFAANDMMALGAMLAFQEAGVRCPEDVAVIGFDDVPLAALVRPTLTTLRVNIAEMGRRGVERLIGLVQAGANADPDTVCEIVRPALVVRQSTAAASTAGSNPDQTAASPS from the coding sequence GTGGAAATCACCGCCCCGTCAGGCTTGAACGGACATGCGCCGGCCGCCAAGGCTGCGACCATTCGCGACGTGGCGGAACGGGCTCAGGTGTCTGTGGCCTCGGTGTCGCGTGTGCTGAACGGTTCCGACGCCATCACCGAGACCACCCGTCGGCGTGTGCTCGATGCGGTCGAACATCTTCGCTACGTGCCCCATGTCGGGGCGCGCAGTCTGTCCACCAGCCGGACGGACACCATCGGCGTCATCCTGCCGGACCTGTACGGCGAGTTCTTCTCCGAACTGATACGCGGCATGGATCTGGCCGCGCGGGCTCACGGCAAACACCTGATCGTGTCCAGCTCCCACGGCGACACCGAAGAGACCATGGCTGCGCTGCGCTCAATGCGGGGCCGGGTCGACGGCATGATCGTGCTTTCGCCCCACCTGCGCGCCGCCAACCTGGCCGCCGATGTGGCGGGCCGGACCCCGGTCCTGGTCATGAACGGCGGCCTGGACGAGGGCGGTCGGCCGTCGATCGCGGTGGACAACCACGGCGGCGCCGTGGCGGCGGTCCAGCATCTGATCGCCACCGGGCGTCGCCGCATCGCCCACATTCGGGGCGCCGCCGGCAACCTGGAAGCCGACATCCGGGCCGAAGGCTACGCCAGCGCTCTGGACGGGCAGGAACCCATCATCGTCGAGGGCGACTTCACCCAGGCGGCCGGGCATCGCGCCGCCACCCGGCTGATGGCGCTGGATCCGCGCCCGGACGCGGTGTTCGCGGCCAACGACATGATGGCCCTGGGCGCCATGCTGGCCTTCCAGGAGGCGGGCGTGCGCTGCCCCGAGGACGTGGCCGTGATCGGCTTCGACGACGTGCCGCTGGCGGCCCTGGTCCGGCCGACCCTGACCACGCTGAGAGTGAATATCGCGGAAATGGGCCGCCGGGGCGTCGAACGCCTCATCGGCCTGGTCCAGGCCGGCGCCAACGCCGATCCGGACACCGTTTGTGAAATCGTTCGACCGGCCCTGGTCGTTCGTCAATCCACCGCGGCGGCCTCAACCGCCGGGTCAAACCCCGATCAGACAGCAGCGTCGCCGTCGTGA
- a CDS encoding TonB-dependent receptor: MIKFKTRSAALAAVSAFAITAGFAGAATAQVATSTIRGNVTDGAQVEAGVTVVARNVASGFTNRTTANAQGGYTLSGLRPGTYEVTVTTAEGETATDTVSIGVGQVGSLDLVVAAPAAAGEAGAAELGEIVVVGRRLAEVRTPESATNVTTQQIQSLPQINRNFLNFAALAPGVRVSQNDKEMTITAGGQRAESVNAFIDGASLKSNIISGGIAGQDDSRGNPFPQAAIQEFRVVSQNFKAEYEQASSAIITAVTRSGTNEFHGEIFGTYRDQSMVTQDAISKRNGDEKIDQSIKQYGVALGGPIIEDRLHFFGSYEHKEENRSSTVDLGRKDPEYQSQFADYLGSYETPFEEDLYFGKLSFQPMEGHLIDFSVTYRDEGEVTGVGDENAYERATGLQQTTKSANLRYQWQGQGFLNEFAVDYRNYNYNPTAANFDEAGASYRIFENGYDPYGGVTVLNTGGANTRQDITDEALTFRNDLTFNEVSFKGFHTFKFGAKFSKQDYHVEKEFSRNPEFFYDLDGAASGDASVPYRVQLGTATPVVDLTNNVFGLYIQDDWAITDKLELNLGIRWDYEDNANNPDYVTPDSVVDGLNQWIASTDGGKPAGYKPSWLNVDDYVSTGSNRDPFAKAFQPRIGFSYDVYGDRGTVIFGGAGRYYDRVNFNFSFDEIAKPYTTTKNIFFTTTPGAVQDGSSDNPYLWNSSYSTTEGLDALLSTVSGRGEAFLLKNDFEPPRTDQFNLGVRQRVGEWQTEFTLAYGKTENEFTWQYVTRCREPTYGNDGDGYGDNGGYCAPGASNPYSGYYVSDHSKEREFKALYVKLDKPYTHDSGWGVNIAYTLSDSKQNGGSDNFCFDCFSVETSPMRNSAENERHRIVANGILDLPLDFQLSGILTLGSGTPYNVYDGSGSTFYYRPYAGYPEKENFFIPNAFAYRNLDLRLTKNIDIDGAGQMQVYVDAINIFNFKNYTDYDGTVTSSTYGNPSNVLNPTRTFQVGARYSF; encoded by the coding sequence ATGATCAAGTTCAAGACACGCAGCGCGGCCCTGGCCGCCGTATCCGCCTTCGCCATCACCGCAGGCTTCGCGGGGGCGGCGACGGCCCAGGTCGCCACCTCGACGATCCGCGGCAACGTCACCGACGGCGCCCAGGTCGAGGCCGGAGTCACCGTCGTCGCCCGCAACGTCGCTTCGGGCTTCACAAACCGCACCACGGCGAACGCCCAGGGCGGCTACACCCTCTCGGGTCTTCGTCCCGGCACCTATGAGGTGACGGTCACCACGGCAGAGGGTGAAACCGCCACCGACACCGTCAGTATCGGCGTGGGCCAGGTCGGCAGCCTGGACCTGGTGGTCGCGGCTCCGGCGGCGGCGGGCGAAGCCGGGGCGGCTGAACTCGGGGAAATCGTCGTCGTCGGCCGGCGTCTGGCCGAGGTGCGGACGCCGGAAAGCGCGACCAACGTCACCACGCAGCAGATCCAAAGCTTGCCGCAGATCAATCGCAACTTCCTGAACTTCGCAGCCCTGGCCCCGGGCGTGCGGGTCTCGCAGAACGATAAGGAAATGACCATTACCGCCGGCGGCCAGCGCGCGGAATCGGTCAACGCCTTCATCGACGGCGCCAGCCTGAAGTCCAACATCATCTCGGGCGGCATCGCCGGTCAGGACGACAGCCGCGGCAACCCCTTCCCGCAGGCGGCGATCCAGGAGTTCCGCGTCGTCAGCCAGAACTTCAAGGCCGAGTACGAGCAGGCTTCGTCGGCTATCATCACCGCCGTCACGCGGTCAGGCACTAACGAGTTCCACGGCGAAATCTTCGGCACCTATCGCGACCAGAGCATGGTCACCCAGGACGCGATCTCGAAGCGGAATGGCGACGAGAAGATTGACCAATCAATCAAGCAATATGGCGTGGCGCTTGGTGGGCCGATTATCGAAGATCGTCTCCATTTCTTTGGCAGCTATGAGCATAAAGAAGAAAATCGCTCGTCCACCGTTGATCTGGGCCGGAAGGATCCAGAGTATCAATCTCAGTTCGCGGACTATCTTGGCAGCTATGAGACCCCGTTTGAGGAAGATCTCTATTTCGGTAAGCTGAGCTTCCAGCCGATGGAAGGTCATCTGATCGACTTCAGCGTCACCTATCGTGATGAGGGCGAGGTTACGGGCGTTGGCGACGAAAACGCCTATGAACGCGCTACCGGTTTACAACAAACGACCAAGAGCGCGAACCTCCGCTATCAGTGGCAGGGACAAGGCTTCCTGAACGAGTTCGCGGTCGATTACCGCAACTACAACTACAATCCGACGGCCGCCAACTTCGACGAAGCCGGCGCAAGCTACCGGATCTTTGAGAACGGCTACGATCCATACGGCGGCGTGACGGTCCTGAACACGGGCGGGGCCAACACCCGTCAGGACATCACCGATGAAGCTCTGACCTTCCGCAATGACCTGACCTTCAACGAGGTCTCCTTCAAGGGTTTTCACACGTTCAAGTTCGGCGCGAAATTCTCGAAGCAGGATTATCACGTCGAGAAGGAGTTCAGCCGCAACCCGGAGTTCTTCTATGACCTGGATGGCGCGGCCAGCGGCGACGCCTCGGTGCCTTATCGCGTGCAGCTGGGCACCGCGACGCCGGTCGTCGATCTGACCAACAACGTCTTTGGCCTGTACATCCAAGACGACTGGGCGATCACCGACAAACTGGAACTGAACCTCGGCATCCGTTGGGACTACGAGGACAACGCCAACAACCCGGACTATGTCACGCCCGATTCGGTGGTCGATGGTTTGAACCAGTGGATCGCCTCGACAGACGGCGGCAAGCCGGCCGGTTACAAGCCCAGCTGGCTGAATGTGGATGATTACGTGTCCACCGGCAGCAACCGCGACCCGTTCGCCAAGGCCTTCCAACCGCGGATCGGCTTCTCATACGACGTGTACGGCGACCGTGGCACGGTCATCTTTGGCGGCGCCGGCCGCTACTACGACCGGGTGAACTTCAACTTCTCGTTCGACGAGATCGCCAAGCCCTACACCACGACGAAGAATATCTTCTTCACCACCACGCCTGGCGCGGTCCAGGACGGCAGCTCGGACAATCCGTACCTATGGAATTCGTCCTATTCGACCACCGAAGGTTTGGACGCCCTGCTGTCCACCGTCAGCGGCAGGGGAGAGGCCTTCCTGCTGAAGAACGATTTCGAGCCGCCGCGGACCGACCAGTTCAATCTGGGCGTCCGCCAGCGTGTGGGCGAATGGCAGACTGAATTCACCCTGGCCTACGGCAAGACCGAGAACGAGTTCACCTGGCAATATGTGACCCGCTGCCGCGAACCCACATATGGCAATGACGGCGACGGCTACGGCGACAACGGCGGCTATTGTGCGCCCGGCGCCAGCAACCCTTACAGCGGCTACTATGTCTCCGATCACAGTAAGGAGCGCGAGTTCAAGGCCCTCTACGTCAAGCTGGACAAGCCCTATACGCATGACTCCGGCTGGGGGGTGAACATCGCCTACACCCTATCGGATTCCAAGCAGAACGGCGGCAGCGACAACTTCTGCTTCGACTGCTTCTCGGTCGAGACCTCGCCGATGCGGAACTCTGCAGAAAACGAACGTCACCGGATCGTCGCCAACGGCATCCTTGATCTGCCGCTGGACTTCCAGCTGTCGGGCATCCTGACCCTCGGTTCGGGCACCCCCTACAATGTCTATGATGGTTCAGGATCGACCTTCTACTACCGGCCGTATGCGGGCTATCCGGAGAAGGAAAACTTCTTCATCCCCAACGCCTTCGCCTATCGGAACTTGGATCTCCGCCTGACGAAGAACATCGACATCGATGGGGCGGGTCAGATGCAGGTCTATGTCGATGCGATCAACATCTTCAATTTCAAGAACTATACCGATTACGACGGTACGGTGACGTCCTCGACCTATGGAAATCCGAGCAACGTTCTTAATCCGACGCGGACGTTCCAGGTCGGCGCCCGCTACTCCTTCTAA